A stretch of DNA from Rhizobium sp. EC-SD404:
GGTGGAGAGCATCCACAAGAGCACGTCCTTGGTGCGGGGCGTCGGCGAGAATGCCATGGCCCAGGCGGCCGGGATGGCAAAGATGAGACCGAGCGCGGTCGAGCCGAGCGCGAGATAGACCGAGTTCATCATGAAGCGGAAGTAGTCCGAGCGCTCCTGAACCGTGGCGTAGTTCTCCAGCGTCCAGTCGAAGAAAATCCATTTCGGCGGAATGGATATCGCGTCGAGCTCGGTCTTGAACGAGGTGAGGATCGTCCAGAGGACCGGAAAGAAGATCAACAGGCCGACCGACCATCCGATGATGGTGAAGGTGATCTTGCGGCGGGTGGACACTGCGCGGGCCATGATCTCAATCCCTTCAAGCGTCGAGGTTCTTGCCGATGATACGGACAAGGAAGAAGGCAACGATGTTGGCGAGAATGACCGCCACGATCCCGCCGGCGGATGCGCCGCCCACATCGAACTGCAGAAGTGCCTGGCTGTAGACGAGATACGGAATGTTCGTCGTCTGCAGGCCCGGTCCGCCCGATGTCGTCACGTAGATCTCGGCGAAGATGGAGAGCAGGAAGATCGTCTGGATCAGGATGACGACCGTGATGGCGCGCGCCATGTGCGGCAGCGTGATGTACCAGAAGATCGACAATGCGCCGGCGCCGTCCATCTCGGCGGCTTCCTTCTGCTCTTCCGACAGCGACTGAAGCGCAGTCAAAAGAATGAGCGTCGCGAAGGGCAGCCATTGCCAGGCGACGATGATGATGATGGCGGTCAGAGGCGCGTTGGAGAACCAGTCGATCGCGCCGATGCCGATCCAGTTGAGAAACTGACCGATGACGCCGTAGACCGGGTTCATCATCATGTTCTTCCAGACGAGCGCGGCGACGGTCGGCATTACGAAGAAGGGTGCGATGACCAGAAGGCGCACGATGTTGACGCCGTAGAAGACCTGGTCGAGCAGAAGCGCAAGAAGGATACCGCCGCAGACGGTGATGAGAAGAACACCGACGACCAGCGTCAGCGTGTTGCGCAGCGCCGTGAAGAAGGCCGGGTCGGTCAGGAAAAAGCGGTAGTTCGTCAGGCCGATGAACGGTGTTTCGGCGGGATTGAATAGATTGTAGTTCAGTGTCGAGAAATAGAGCGTCAGCGACAGCGGCACGATCATCCAGATCAGCAGGGCGATGACGGCGGGCGCCATCATCAGGCGTGCGGCGGATTTCGTCTGCAGGGTTGCCATGGCAAGGCCGTCCTCGGCGGATCGCTATCGATTGCTGCGCAAAGCTGGAGCGGTTCCAGGTGAAGTTGAAACCGGTTCACCGTTTGGAAACGCGATAAATCAAAAACTTGGAGCGATTGAGCTGTTCGAAGAAGAACGAAATTGCTCAAGCTCGGGTGCCGGAAGGTCTTAGCTGCCGACAGAAGATAAATCCCGCCCGACGGAGGATCTGGCCGGGCGGGATCGGGCGGCTTACTGAATGTAGCCGGCCCGTGTCATTTCGCGCACGGCTGCCTGCTGAGCGGCCTGAAGCGCCTGGGTCACGTCCATGCTGCCGGAGACGGCTGCGGCCATCTGCTGGCCGACCGCGGTGCCAAGTCCCTGGAACTCGGGGATGGCTGCGAACTGCAGGCCGACATAGGGCTTGTCGTCGGTGATCGACGGGTCGGCATTGTTGATCGCGGCGAGCGTCTGCTCGGCGAACGGTGCCTCGGACGTGTACTGCTCGTTTTCATAGAGCGAGGTGCGCGTGCCGGGGGGAACGTTCGACCAGCCTTCGTTCTCGGCGACCAGTTCGAGATAGGCCTTCGAGGTTGCCCAGGAGATGAAGGTCTCGGCAGCTTCTGCCTTCTGCGAGCCAGCCGGGATCGCGAGCGACCAAGCCCAGAGCCAGTTGGCACCCTGGTTCGGGCAGTTCTCGATGCCGCACGGGAACGGCGCGAAGCCGACATTCTCGGCAACCTGGCTTTCTTCAGGGTTGGTGACGAAGGATGCGGCGACGGTCGCGTCCATCCACATGGCGCAACGGCCCTGGTTGAAGAGCGTCAGGTTCTCGTTGAAACCGTTGGAGGCTGCACCGGGAGGGCCGGACTCGGTCATCATCTCGACATACTGCGTCACCGCCGTCGTCCAGCCTTCGCTGTCGAACTGCGGCTGCCAGCTGGCGTCGAAATAGTTGGCGCCGTACGAGCGGGCCATGGACCCGAGGAAGGCCATGTTCTCGCCCCAGCCGGGCTTGCCGCGCAGGCAGATGCCGTAGACATCGTCATTGGCTTCGGAAATCTGGCGGGCGGCGTCGGCGATGAAGTCCCATGTGGGGGCTTCCGGCATTTCGATGCCGGCGGCTTCGAACAGGTCTGTGCGATAGAGCGTCATGGCGCTTTCCGCATAGAATGGTGCGGCATAGAGCGTGCCATCCGTGGAAAGCGCTTCACGGATCGCGGGGATTAGATCGTCCACGTCATAGTCGTCGCCGAGGTTCTCGAGTGGGAGGAGCCAGTCGTTCTCTGCCCAGATCGGTACTTCGTAAGTGCCGATCGTCATGATGTCGAACTGGCCGCCATTGGTGGCGATGTCGGTGGTGACGCGCTGGCGCAGCACGTTTTCTTCCAGTGTGACCCAGTTCAGCTGGATATCCGGATGCGCTTCGGTGAAGGCGTCTGTCAGACCCTGCATACGGATCATGTCGCCGTTATTCACCGTCGCGATCGTCAGCGTCTCCTGTGCCGACGCGCCTGCGGTGGTTCCGACCAGCAGTGCCGCGCAGGTGGCGAGAAGCGAAAACCTGTGTCTCATGAGTTCCTCCCAGATGAGTGTCGCCGGCAACGGCTTTGAGCAATTGCCTATGCTGTGGGCAATTACTCACATCTTGCCAAGCGATGTCAACGTGGATTAGTCGCTGCAGCGCAGCATTGGCTGGGCAGCCTCAGTCGAGGAGGGCGGTGGCCGTGTCTTCGTCGGTGATCAGGCCGTTGATCAGCCGGCCTTTCAAGGCAGCGGCGATGCCGGGAAGCTTAAGCGGTCCTTTGGCGATGCCAACGACGATGCAGGTGTCGCGGGAGGGGATGGGCGAACTGGCGACCCGGTCGTTGATGATGCCGTCGATCTGATGGCCGTCGCGGTCGATTGCCCAGCCGACGATCTCGGCGACGGCGCCTGCAGCGTTCAGCTCTTCAAGTTCGACCGGACTGATGAAGCCATCGATCACAAGCGGTGCATCCGGCCCGAGATCGCCGATGCCGACAAAGGTGATATCCGCCGTCGCCGACAGTTTGAGCGTCGCCTGGATCATCGGCTGCTGATGCAGCAATTCGCGCTCGTGCATCGAAGATGCGATGACCGGCAGCGGCATGGGGAACGAACGGCACTTCACCTTGTCGGCCATGGTGAAGACGACGTTGTAGAATGCGGCCGAACCATCGGGTGCGATGTTGCCGGTCAGCGAGACGACCTTGTGCTGCGGGCAATCCATACTCGGCAGCTTTTCGATCGCAGCCTTCAGCGTGCGTCCCGTACCGATGGCGATCGTGACCGGTTCCGGCGCGGACAGGCGGCGCTCCAGTTCGGCGGCCGCGGCTTCGGCGACGCCGACCGTGGTTGACTGGGAACCCGGATCGCTCGGCACGACTTCGACCAGCTTCAGGTCGAAGCGCTTCTTCAACCGCTGTGCGAGCTCGAGGCAACTCGCGATCGGATGGTCGATCCGGACCTTGACGAGGCCCTCTTTGACGGCGAGCGAGACCAGACGCTGCGCCGATTGCCGCGAGACGCCGAGCTTGCGGGCGATGTCGTCCTGGGTGTTGCCGGCGACGTAGTACAGCCAGCCGGCGCGGGCGGCATCATCGAGCCGCATGGTCGGTGTCGTCATCGGTGTGCGTTCTGCAAATTCCACATGTCATCTACGTATCCACGCGCGCGACGGCGCGCAATCGGGAACGCGTCGCCGTGGGCTCGACGGGGGCGCCGGCAAGTCTGTCATCGAAACATCATCGATATGTCACGGACCTGTAATCAACACGGTCAATAAGCCTGCAGCACCGCCGTTTGATGACCCGCCACGAAGAGGAAAAGCCCATGAAACTGTTTGCCGCAGCACTCGCCCTTTCGGCTGCCTTCATCCTTCCCGCTCAAGCCCAGTTTGCGCTCGATTCTCGCTTCACGGATGCCGATGGGGACTTGATGGCCGATGTTCCGACCGAGGCCGCCGAGCTCGTCGACCCGGATACGCTGATCTTCACCTACACGCCCGTCGAAGATCCGGCAGTCTATGCCGACGTATGGCAAGGCTTCATGGACCATCTGGCGGAAGCCACCGGCAAAGACGTCGAGTTCTTTCCGGTTCAGTCGAACGCAGCGCAGCTTGAAGCCATGCGTGCGGGTCGTCTGCACATCGCCGGCTTCAACACCGGCGGCAATCCGATCGCCGTCGCCTGCGCCGGCTTCCGCCCCTTTGCCATGATGGCTGCCAATGACGGTTCGTTCGGCTACGAGATGGAAATCATCGTTCCTGCAGACAGCGAAGCGCAGGAAATCGAAGATCTGCGCGACGGCGAGATCGCCTTCACGCAGGAAACATCGAATTCCGGCTTCAAGGCGCCTTCGGCCATTTTGTCGACCGAGTTCGACATGGTCGCCAACGAAGACTTTACTCCGGTGTTTTCCGGTTCGCACGACACGTCGATCCTTGGCGTGGCCAATGGCGACTATCCGGCCGCCGCGATCGCAAACTCGGTCATGACGCGCATGATCGAACGTGAAGTCGTGTCTCCCGACCAGATCCGCTCGATTTACCAGTCGGCGACCTTCCCCACGACGGGCTATGGCACGGTCTACAATTTGACGCCTGAGCTGCAGGAGCAGATCCGTGACGCGTTCTTCTCGTTCGAATGGGAAGGCTCTGCGCTTGCCGAAGAGTTCAGCGCTTCGGGTGAGGAGCAGTTCATCGAGATCAGCTTCCAGGAAGACTGGGAAGTGATCCGTCAGATCGACGAAGCAACAGGCGTCTCCTATTCCTGCCAGTAAGCTTCATCTGTCCTTCATGCGGGGACGCAGCCTCAAAGTCTGCGTCCCCGCATTGCATTTCTGAAGAGGGTCAGGGGCTGGGTCATGCTTGAGGTGGACAAACTCGAGAAGCGCTACAAGACCGGCGACATGGCGTTGCGCGGCGTTTCTTTCACGGTTGCCAAGGGGCAGGTCGTCGGTCTGATCGGGCCTTCGGGCGCAGGAAAGTCTTCGCTCATTCGCTGCATCAATCGTCTGGTCGAGCCGACCGGCGGCGCCATTCGGCTGAACGGTCTTGATCTCACGAAACTCTCCGGCGGTGGATTGCGGCAGGCCCGCAGGCGTATCGGCATGATCTTTCAGGAATACGCTCTGGTCGAGCGCCTGACGGTCATGGAGAACGTGCTGTCGGGCAGGCTCGGATACGTGCCGTTCTGGCGGTCGTTCTTCCGGCGTTTCCCGCAGGCGGACGTGGACAAGGCTTTTCAGCTTCTGGATCGCGTCGGGCTGCAGGATCATGTGGACAAGCGCGCTGATGCGCTTTCCGGCGGCCAGCGCCAGCGCGTCGGCATTGCTCGGGCTCTCGAGCAGGATCCCGAACTGCTGCTCGTCGACGAACCGACGGCATCGCTCGATCCCAAGACATCGCGCCAGATCATGCGTCTCATCTGCGAAGTCTGCCGCGAGCGCGAGCTTCCGGCCATCATCAACATCCACGATGTGGTGCTCGCCCAGATGTTCGTCGATCGCATCATTGGTTTGCGTGCCGGCGCGGTGGTCTTCGATGGCCCTCCGTCCGACCTCACGGATGCGGCGCTGACCGAGATCTACGGCGAAGAAGACTGGCATGCCATGCGCAAGACGCGCGAAGAGGACGCGCTCGACGAAAGCGAAACGAAGGCGTTCGAGGCCGAGCGCCTGGCGGAGCTGGTCTAGTGGTCAGCGCAGTTTCACCCGCCGGCTTGCGTCGCTGGCGCCGGCCCCCGGTTTTCATAAAGAGCCGGTTCTGGCGCATCGCCATCTATGGTGGTTTTTTCGCCTATCTCGTGCTTGCGCTCTGGTCGGTCGACCTCGACTGGGCGCGTATCGTGCAAGGCCTCGACCGCGGCCGGCGGTTCGTCGAAGGCTTCATGACGCCGGATTTCACCACCCGCTGGCGCGACATTCGCCAAGGCATGGTGGAAAGCATCACCATGACGGTGTGTGCGAGCGTCGTCGGCATCCTCATCTCGGTTCCGATCGGCATCGGAGCGGCGCGCAACATCGCGCCTTGGCCGGTTCACGCCGTGTGCCGCAGCATCATCGCCATCTCTCGCGCGTTCCAGGAAATCATCGTCGCGATCCTGTTCGTGGCGATGTTCGGTTTCGGGCCGTTCGCGGGCTTTCTGACGCTGTCCTTCGCGACAATCGGCTTCATCTCCAAGCTGCTCGCCGACGACATCGAGGAAGTCGATGAGGCGCAGGCGGAGGCTATCCGGGCGACCGGGGCGGGGTGGTGGCAGATCGTCAACTACGCGATCCAGCCGCAGGTCATGCCGCGGCTGATCGGGCTTTCGCTCTACCGTGTCGACATCAATTTCCGCGAAAGCTCGGTCATCGGTATCGTCGGTGCAGGTGGCATCGGTGCGACGCTCAACACTTCCATGGAGCGGTACGATTACAGCACCGCCGGGGCGATCCTGATCCTCATCATCGTCTTCGTCATGCTTGCCGAGTACAGCTCGAGCCACATTCGCAAATGGGTGCAGTGATGCCGTCCGGTTCGCAGTTGGACACGAGGATCTGGTCGAAGCACACACGGCGCGAGGCGTGGCTTTTATGGGCGGGATGGTTCGCTCTTGCGGTCGTCTTCGTCCTCTCTTGGCAGGTGATGAACGAGCGCACGATCTGGGCGTTCGTCGAGGATGCACCGCGGCAGGGGGCCGACCTGCTGTCACGGTCGTGGCCGCCGCGCTGGGACTATCTCGGAAATCTTTGGCAGCCTATCTGGGACACGCTGAACATGGCGACGCTCGGCACGCTACTCGGCACGGTGATGGCCGTGCCGCTGGCGTTCCTTGCCGCACGGAACACGTCGCCGAGCCTTCTGTTCCTGCGGCCCCTGGCACTGTTCATCATCGTGGCATCGCGATCGATCAATTCGCTCATTTGGGCGCTGCTGCTCGTCGCGATCATCGGGCCCGGCATTCTCGCCGGCATCCTTTCCATCGCCCTGCGGTCGATCGGGTTCGTGGGCAAGCTGCTTTACGAGTCTATCGAAGAGATCGACGAGACGCAGGTGGAGGCCGTGCGCGCCACCGGGGCGGGGCAGCTTCAGTTGATCGACTATGCGATCGTGCCGCAGGTGCTCCCCGCATTCGTCGGGATGACGGTCTTCCGCTGGGACATCAATATCCGCGAATCCACTATCCTCGGGCTCGTGGGCGCGGGCGGCATCGGGCTGCAGCTCCAGGGCTCGCTCAACACGCTCGCCTGGTCGCAGGTGTCGGTGATCTTCGCCGTCATCTTGCTGACGGTGATCCTCTCCGAGTGGGTGTCTTCGAAAGTCCGTCGGGCCATCATCTGAGCCCTCGGATTTCCGAAGGCGCATTTTGCAAGCAATCGCTCAATCAGGAGTCATGAAGATTCCTGTTGCCGATCAATCCGGATCAATATAGCGTCTCCTCGTGGGATGGAGCGCTGCGATGCCGATGATGGCGATGCATGTGGATGCGGGCATGACGACCGCCGGGCATGACGATGAGATCGATCGCCAAAGTGCGGTCGTATCGGATGGCGCGGCGCTCGTGCAGCTGCGCGCCTATATACAGAATGCTGGTTTTCAGCGGGGTCAAAAGCTTCCGCCCGAACGTGTTCTGGGGCCGGAGCTCGGCCTGCGGCGGTTCGAGTTGCGCAAGGCGATGGAGACTCTGGTCGACGAAGGCGTGCTTTGGCGCCATGTCGGCAAGGGTACGTTCATGGCGCGCCCGACCGATCAATCCGACCAAAATGATCTTACCGCGCTGTCGCGGACCATCAGCCCCGTCGATGTCATGCGGGCGCGGCTCAGCCTCGAGCCCGCTCTTGCACGGGAAGCCGCGATCCACGCGCCTGCGTCTGCGATCGCGACGATGCGGCTGACCATGGAGCGCAGCCACCTCGCCGGCACCTGGCGTGAATATGAGGCGCTCGACAACGATTTCCATCGGCAGATCGCCGAGGCAAGCGGCTCGGTCGTGCTTCTTGCGTTGTTCGATCAATTGAACACGCTCCGGCGCATGGTGGTTTGGGGCAACCTTGCGCGTACCGGAGCGCGGCCGCCGCGCAGTCACTCGAGCTTCACGGAGCACGAGATGATCACCGATGCGATCGAAGCGCGCGATGCCGATGCCGCCTATGGCGCCATGCGGACGCATTTGCGGTCGGTCGAAGATCGACTGTTCCGCGCACCATGAGCACGCAACCTGTGATCAGCGTCGCCTGTTTCGACCACGATCGGGTGATGCCGGTGATGGATGGTCGCGTGCCGGTCGAAGGCTTTCGGATCGAGCCGCATGTGCTGCCGACCTCGAAGCTGTTTCCGCTGGCGGTGCAGGAAGCGCGGTTCGACGTGACGGAATTGTCCCTCTCGAGCCACATCCTTCAGGTGGCGCGCGGCGAGGGAGCCTATGTCGCGATCCCGGCATTCATTTCGAGGGCTTTTCGTCACAACGGCTTTTTCCGGCGCGCCGGCAGCGGCATCGAAACCCCGGCGGACCTCAAGGGTCGCCGCGTCGGTGTTCCGGAATACCAGATGACCGCCGCGCTCTGGATGCGCGGCATTCTCAAGGATCAATACGGTGTCGAGGCAACCGATATCGAATGGCGCACGGGCGCGCTCGATGCCGGCGTGCGGCACGAGCGGCTGCAACTGACGCCGCCGCCTAACCTCAAGATCGTGCCCGTCAGCGACGGAGAAACGCTGCAGTCGCTGCTGTTGGACGGCCAGATCGACGCGCTGCTCGCTCCCAATCCGCCGAAGGCCTTTGCTGAGGGCGACCCGCGGATCGAGCGCATCTTTCCCGACTTCGAAAAGGTCGAACAGGACTATTTCGCCGAGACCGGGTTCTTCCCGATCATGCATGTCGTCGCAGTGCGCAAGACCCTCGCCGAGCAGCATCCCGAACTGCCGCGGGCGCTATACGACGCGTTCTCGACGGCACGAGACGAAGCGTTGCGGCGTCTCGAAGACGTTTGGCTCGGCTCGGCCAACCGGCTGAGCCTGCCATGGCTAAATGCATCGATGGAGCGTCTGCGCGCGACGATGGGCCGGGATTACTATCCTTATGGCTATCGCGGAGCGGAACGCGAAGTCGAGGCCATGTGCCGCTATTCGGTCGAGCAATATCTCGCGCCACGACGTGTCTCGGCGTCCGAATTGTTTCATTCGTCACTCATCGAAACCTGAAAGGAGGGCCATTCGAAAGCAGCCGGAGCCCGATCAGACGGAAGACATCAATCATTATCTTGGGAGGAGACCAATAATGAGCTTTTTCAAACTCAGTGCTTCACTGGCGCTGTGCGCCACGCTTGCCGGCACCCCGGCCGCTTTCGCGCAAGAGGAGATGCGCGCGCCGGAAGGCCCGATCGAATTCACCGTCGGCGCCGGTGCGGGCGGATCGCCCGACATCATCATGCGCACCATCGCCCAGATCATGAACGAGGAAGGGATCGTCGAGAACCCGATCGTCATTCAGAACCGGTCCGGCGGCGGCCACTCCAATGCCTACAATCACGTGCTCGGTCTGCCGGGCAACGAGACGACGCTGCTGACCTTGGCTTCACCGGTCTTCACCACGCCGATCGTCCAGGGCACCGATTCCGTCATCGATCAGATCACGCCGATCGCCGGCTTCGTGCAGTCGGAACTCGTGCTGCTCACCACGCCTGACAGCCCCTACAACTCGCTGCAGGATTTTGTCGCGGCTGCAACGGAACAGCCGGGTCGCGTCCGCATCGCCGGTGGCGCCTCGGGCGGCAACGACCATGTCGCGACGGGATTGATCGAAAAGGCGGCCGGGATCACGCTCACCTATATTCCCCACGAAAGCGGCTCTGCCGCACGGGCGACATTCCTCGGCGGTAACGTCGAAGGCCATTTCGCAACGCTTGCGGAAGGTCTCGAGGCGATCAATGCCGGCCAAGCAAAGGCGCTTGCGATCCTGTCGGCGGAACGCCGGACGGAAGAGGGCTATGCCGACGTGCCGACCGCAACGGAGCAGGGCGTGGACGTCGTCTACACCCAGTTCTGGGGTGTCGGCGGACCGCCGGATCTCGATCCTGCCGTTGCTGCCTGGTGGGCCGACAAGTTCGAGCAGGCAACGCAGTCGGCACGCTGGCAGGAAAGCCTCACGGCAAACATGCAACTCGGCGAATTCTACGGGCTCGAGGAAGCTGGCGACTACTTCGCGCGCGAACAGGAAACGTTCCGTACGGTCCTGACGCAGGTCGGTCTGGCTGCACAATAATGTGCTCGGCACTCAGTGAGGGCATCCGATGACCCAACCACTCGCCCCTCTGGCGGCTCCTCCGGAAACGGAGGTGCCTGCCGCGCCCGTGTACCGGGTGACGGCACTCGACTATGTGCCGGCAGTGGCGATGATCGCTCTGTCGATCGCGATCTTCGTTGGAACGGCGGGTCTCAAATACTGGGACAATGTCACGCCTGGCGCGCGCTTTCTGCCGATCTGGCTTTCCGGCGCAGGCATGCTGCTCGGAATTCTGCTGTTCGTCTCGCTGAGGCGCGGCGGTGACGGTGGCGTTCTCGATCTGCCCGATCGCGTGGGTTTGCGGCGGGCTGTGATGGCGCTTGCTTCGATGGCGATTTTCGTCGTCCTCGCCCCCATGCTCGGCATGGTCCCCGTGGCCGGGCTGTTCATGCTGTTCATGCTGCTCGGCGTGCTTGGCCAGCGCCTCGTTCCGAGCCTTGTCACGACGGCCATCGTCGTCTTCGGACTGAAATTCATTTTCGCTTACGGGCTTTCGGTTCCGCTTCCGGCACCGCTCGGCTTCTGACGCGACCATTTGGCGGAATAAGCCATGTTCGACCTTTTGCTTCAGGGATTTGCAGTGGCT
This window harbors:
- the phnE gene encoding phosphonate ABC transporter, permease protein PhnE, yielding MGAVMPSGSQLDTRIWSKHTRREAWLLWAGWFALAVVFVLSWQVMNERTIWAFVEDAPRQGADLLSRSWPPRWDYLGNLWQPIWDTLNMATLGTLLGTVMAVPLAFLAARNTSPSLLFLRPLALFIIVASRSINSLIWALLLVAIIGPGILAGILSIALRSIGFVGKLLYESIEEIDETQVEAVRATGAGQLQLIDYAIVPQVLPAFVGMTVFRWDINIRESTILGLVGAGGIGLQLQGSLNTLAWSQVSVIFAVILLTVILSEWVSSKVRRAII
- the phnD gene encoding phosphate/phosphite/phosphonate ABC transporter substrate-binding protein; this translates as MKLFAAALALSAAFILPAQAQFALDSRFTDADGDLMADVPTEAAELVDPDTLIFTYTPVEDPAVYADVWQGFMDHLAEATGKDVEFFPVQSNAAQLEAMRAGRLHIAGFNTGGNPIAVACAGFRPFAMMAANDGSFGYEMEIIVPADSEAQEIEDLRDGEIAFTQETSNSGFKAPSAILSTEFDMVANEDFTPVFSGSHDTSILGVANGDYPAAAIANSVMTRMIEREVVSPDQIRSIYQSATFPTTGYGTVYNLTPELQEQIRDAFFSFEWEGSALAEEFSASGEEQFIEISFQEDWEVIRQIDEATGVSYSCQ
- a CDS encoding ABC transporter substrate-binding protein, which translates into the protein MSTQPVISVACFDHDRVMPVMDGRVPVEGFRIEPHVLPTSKLFPLAVQEARFDVTELSLSSHILQVARGEGAYVAIPAFISRAFRHNGFFRRAGSGIETPADLKGRRVGVPEYQMTAALWMRGILKDQYGVEATDIEWRTGALDAGVRHERLQLTPPPNLKIVPVSDGETLQSLLLDGQIDALLAPNPPKAFAEGDPRIERIFPDFEKVEQDYFAETGFFPIMHVVAVRKTLAEQHPELPRALYDAFSTARDEALRRLEDVWLGSANRLSLPWLNASMERLRATMGRDYYPYGYRGAEREVEAMCRYSVEQYLAPRRVSASELFHSSLIET
- the phnC gene encoding phosphonate ABC transporter ATP-binding protein; protein product: MLEVDKLEKRYKTGDMALRGVSFTVAKGQVVGLIGPSGAGKSSLIRCINRLVEPTGGAIRLNGLDLTKLSGGGLRQARRRIGMIFQEYALVERLTVMENVLSGRLGYVPFWRSFFRRFPQADVDKAFQLLDRVGLQDHVDKRADALSGGQRQRVGIARALEQDPELLLVDEPTASLDPKTSRQIMRLICEVCRERELPAIINIHDVVLAQMFVDRIIGLRAGAVVFDGPPSDLTDAALTEIYGEEDWHAMRKTREEDALDESETKAFEAERLAELV
- a CDS encoding sugar ABC transporter substrate-binding protein, whose protein sequence is MRHRFSLLATCAALLVGTTAGASAQETLTIATVNNGDMIRMQGLTDAFTEAHPDIQLNWVTLEENVLRQRVTTDIATNGGQFDIMTIGTYEVPIWAENDWLLPLENLGDDYDVDDLIPAIREALSTDGTLYAAPFYAESAMTLYRTDLFEAAGIEMPEAPTWDFIADAARQISEANDDVYGICLRGKPGWGENMAFLGSMARSYGANYFDASWQPQFDSEGWTTAVTQYVEMMTESGPPGAASNGFNENLTLFNQGRCAMWMDATVAASFVTNPEESQVAENVGFAPFPCGIENCPNQGANWLWAWSLAIPAGSQKAEAAETFISWATSKAYLELVAENEGWSNVPPGTRTSLYENEQYTSEAPFAEQTLAAINNADPSITDDKPYVGLQFAAIPEFQGLGTAVGQQMAAAVSGSMDVTQALQAAQQAAVREMTRAGYIQ
- a CDS encoding tripartite tricarboxylate transporter substrate binding protein, with amino-acid sequence MSFFKLSASLALCATLAGTPAAFAQEEMRAPEGPIEFTVGAGAGGSPDIIMRTIAQIMNEEGIVENPIVIQNRSGGGHSNAYNHVLGLPGNETTLLTLASPVFTTPIVQGTDSVIDQITPIAGFVQSELVLLTTPDSPYNSLQDFVAAATEQPGRVRIAGGASGGNDHVATGLIEKAAGITLTYIPHESGSAARATFLGGNVEGHFATLAEGLEAINAGQAKALAILSAERRTEEGYADVPTATEQGVDVVYTQFWGVGGPPDLDPAVAAWWADKFEQATQSARWQESLTANMQLGEFYGLEEAGDYFAREQETFRTVLTQVGLAAQ
- a CDS encoding FCD domain-containing protein encodes the protein MPMMAMHVDAGMTTAGHDDEIDRQSAVVSDGAALVQLRAYIQNAGFQRGQKLPPERVLGPELGLRRFELRKAMETLVDEGVLWRHVGKGTFMARPTDQSDQNDLTALSRTISPVDVMRARLSLEPALAREAAIHAPASAIATMRLTMERSHLAGTWREYEALDNDFHRQIAEASGSVVLLALFDQLNTLRRMVVWGNLARTGARPPRSHSSFTEHEMITDAIEARDADAAYGAMRTHLRSVEDRLFRAP
- a CDS encoding sugar ABC transporter permease, giving the protein MATLQTKSAARLMMAPAVIALLIWMIVPLSLTLYFSTLNYNLFNPAETPFIGLTNYRFFLTDPAFFTALRNTLTLVVGVLLITVCGGILLALLLDQVFYGVNIVRLLVIAPFFVMPTVAALVWKNMMMNPVYGVIGQFLNWIGIGAIDWFSNAPLTAIIIIVAWQWLPFATLILLTALQSLSEEQKEAAEMDGAGALSIFWYITLPHMARAITVVILIQTIFLLSIFAEIYVTTSGGPGLQTTNIPYLVYSQALLQFDVGGASAGGIVAVILANIVAFFLVRIIGKNLDA
- the phnE gene encoding phosphonate ABC transporter, permease protein PhnE, with product MVSAVSPAGLRRWRRPPVFIKSRFWRIAIYGGFFAYLVLALWSVDLDWARIVQGLDRGRRFVEGFMTPDFTTRWRDIRQGMVESITMTVCASVVGILISVPIGIGAARNIAPWPVHAVCRSIIAISRAFQEIIVAILFVAMFGFGPFAGFLTLSFATIGFISKLLADDIEEVDEAQAEAIRATGAGWWQIVNYAIQPQVMPRLIGLSLYRVDINFRESSVIGIVGAGGIGATLNTSMERYDYSTAGAILILIIVFVMLAEYSSSHIRKWVQ
- a CDS encoding tripartite tricarboxylate transporter TctB family protein; translation: MTQPLAPLAAPPETEVPAAPVYRVTALDYVPAVAMIALSIAIFVGTAGLKYWDNVTPGARFLPIWLSGAGMLLGILLFVSLRRGGDGGVLDLPDRVGLRRAVMALASMAIFVVLAPMLGMVPVAGLFMLFMLLGVLGQRLVPSLVTTAIVVFGLKFIFAYGLSVPLPAPLGF
- a CDS encoding sugar-binding transcriptional regulator translates to MTTPTMRLDDAARAGWLYYVAGNTQDDIARKLGVSRQSAQRLVSLAVKEGLVKVRIDHPIASCLELAQRLKKRFDLKLVEVVPSDPGSQSTTVGVAEAAAAELERRLSAPEPVTIAIGTGRTLKAAIEKLPSMDCPQHKVVSLTGNIAPDGSAAFYNVVFTMADKVKCRSFPMPLPVIASSMHERELLHQQPMIQATLKLSATADITFVGIGDLGPDAPLVIDGFISPVELEELNAAGAVAEIVGWAIDRDGHQIDGIINDRVASSPIPSRDTCIVVGIAKGPLKLPGIAAALKGRLINGLITDEDTATALLD